The sequence TCGATACGGTATTCAGGCCATGCTCGATCCCATTCTTCCCATCGAACTCGTCACGTCTTCCGAAGGCCCGTTCGTCGCCGCCGTCGAATTGACGCAGCGCACCGAGCGCACGACCGCGCGGCACAGCCACGCGCGCGGCCAGCTCGTCGGCACGTCGAGCGGGCTCGTGTCGATCGGGCTCGACGACGAAGACTGGGTCGTGCCCGCGGTTCACGCGGTCTGGATTCCGCCGCACCGCGTGCATTCGCTGCGCTCGTTCGGCCCGTTTGCCGGCTGGAGCGTCTTCGTCGCCGAAGACCGGTGCGCAGCGCTGCCGGGCGCGCCGCGCGCGATCGTCATGTCGACGCTGCTGCGCGAAGCCGTGCGCCGCGCGGCGAGCTGGCGCGGCGCCGCGCTCGATGCCGCGCGCGCGCGGATCGCGAACGTGATACTCGACGAAATCGCCGCCGCGCAGACGGGGCCGCGCGGGCTGCCCCGCCCGCGCGATCCGCGCCTCAGGCGGATCGCCGACGCGCTCGCGGGCGATCTCGCCGATAACCGCCGCGCCGACGAATGGGCCGCATGGGCCGGCATGGCCCCGCGCACGCTGAGCCGCCGCTTCGTGTCGGAGACGGGATTCACCTTCACGCAATGGCGGCAGCAGGCGCGCGTGCTGCGCGCGCTCGAGCGGCTCGCGGACGGCGTGACGGTGACGGCGGTCGCGCTCGATCTGGGCTACGACAACGTGAGCGCGTTCATCGACATGTTCAGGAGAACGCTCGGCACGACGCCCGGGCAATACGTCAACGCGCGCGCCGGCGACGCGCGGGACGGCGCGCCGGCTCCATGCGGTCCGCGCGCGGTCCGCGCGCGGCGTCAGTAAGGGCCGTCGCCCGCGCGCGAGCAGCGTCGTGTCGACGCCGACCGCGACGAACGTCGCGCCCGCCTCGAGGTAGCGCCGCGCGGCCGCCGGGTCGGCCGACAGGATGCCCGCCGCCTTGCCCGCCGCGGCGATCGCGGCGATCGCGCGATCGATCGCCGCCTGCACGTCCGGATGCGCGGGCTCGCCCAGATGCCCGAGATCGGCCGCGAGATCGGCCGGCCCGATGAACACGCCGTCGACCCCGTCGACGCGCGCGATCGCGTCGATCGCGTCGAGCCCCGCGCGCGTCTCCACCTG is a genomic window of Burkholderia mallei ATCC 23344 containing:
- a CDS encoding AraC family transcriptional regulator, with product MLDPILPIELVTSSEGPFVAAVELTQRTERTTARHSHARGQLVGTSSGLVSIGLDDEDWVVPAVHAVWIPPHRVHSLRSFGPFAGWSVFVAEDRCAALPGAPRAIVMSTLLREAVRRAASWRGAALDAARARIANVILDEIAAAQTGPRGLPRPRDPRLRRIADALAGDLADNRRADEWAAWAGMAPRTLSRRFVSETGFTFTQWRQQARVLRALERLADGVTVTAVALDLGYDNVSAFIDMFRRTLGTTPGQYVNARAGDARDGAPAPCGPRAVRARRQ